The Rhinoderma darwinii isolate aRhiDar2 chromosome 8, aRhiDar2.hap1, whole genome shotgun sequence genome has a window encoding:
- the LOC142659103 gene encoding uncharacterized protein LOC142659103: MAFSKRFAGLQLQEQGVDIKKFEEDFLSAHNKYRKLHGSPPLQLSQDLCKSAQKWADHLLSIRTLKHSDSKLGENLYYKSSSSPKDLAGNEPVDSWYSEIENYDFNKPGFSSNTGHFTQVVWKDSKEVGLGLATNGKRVYFLVAQYNPGGNITNPGYYEKNVLPCATVPPTASAGCDSRLKPANNKAPSEVNTDNECTPISSAVPGVEGNQFEKDFVSAHNAYRKKHGAPPLQLNRDLCRSAQTWADHLLSIRTLKHSGTDNGENLYYKYSSSTRELPGEEPVDSWYDEIKDYDFGRPGFRSNTGHFTQVVWKDSKEVGVGVATDGSGLFFVVGQYNPAGNITNPGYFERNVLPTGTAPSVTDNEGSSSRWKPSANKSSEPEKTSGLKPTAVVGRQVKLSTFEQEVLDTHNKYRRSHGAPPLQLTRELCESSQKWAAHLLSINALQHSNTNHGENLWYKWNSSVRDASGSEVVDTWYNEIKDYNFSKPGFQSNTGHFTQVVWKDSREVGIAKAVDGKGMVIAVAQYSPAGNITNPGYFQKNVLPKGTPVTESATSPSDRGTSSTTFYPSTRGGDSSSSSLTVDSRTFVQEFLKANNAYRSQHGAKPLQLNTRISQDAQKWAEHLLTLKTLKHSDTSCGENIWAKTGSPSISVTGQEVADSWYKEEKNYNFFKPAHQPDTGHFTQMVWKASKEVGVGIASSGKGMFIVVAQYHPCGNITNPGFYARNVLSRGSKITDDDDDEDGFVKDSAPNGIIVVPEKDLKTFRKDLLNEHNKYRRMHGSGALQISTSLTQEAQKWADHLVGVRALQNSSTEHGENLWYRWGTDTSLPTGKEVGESWYNEIAKYNFNAPGFQSGSGNFTQMIWKGSGQAGFGLSTDNKGMYISVGFYDPAGNIANKGYFEDNVLPKKK, encoded by the exons ATGGCGTTCAGCAAGAGATTTGCGGGCCTGCAGCTTCAAGAACAAG GTGTTGATATCAAGAAGTTTGAGGAGGATttcttgtctgctcataataaatatCGGAAGTTGCACGGATCGCCTCCTCTGCAGCTGAGCCAGGACCTCTGCAAATCAGCGCAGAAATGGGCCGACCACCTGCTCTCCATACGGACCCTGAAACACAGTGACAGTAAACTTGGAGAAAACTTATACTACAAGAGCAGCTCCAGCCCCAAAGACTTAGCAG GTAATGAGCCGGTGGACAGTTGGTACAGCGAGATTGAAAACTATGACTTCAATAAACCTGGCTTCTCCAGCAACACAG GTCACTTCACCCAAGTTGTCTGGAAGGATTCCAAGGAGGTTGGACTTGGACTGGCTACGAATGGTAAACGAGTCTACTTTTTGGTGGCCCAGTACAACCCAGGTGGAAACATCACCAACCCAGGCTACTATGAGAAGAATGTTCTACCTTGTGCAACAGTGCCACCTACTGCCAGTGCTGGGTGTGACTCCCGGTTAAAACCAGCAAACAACAAGGCACCATCTGAAGTCAATACAGATAATGAGTGCACACCTATATCCAGCGCAGTCCCAG GTGTTGAAGGCAACCAGTTTGAGAAAGACTTTGTGTCTGCCCATAACGCTTACAGGAAGAAACATGGAGCCCCACCACTCCAGCTCAACCGGGACCTCTGCCGCTCAGCACAAACATGGGCAGACCACCTGCTGTCCATCCGGACCCTCAAACACAGTGGGACGGACAATGGAGAGAACCTGTACTACAAATACAGCTCCAGCACCAGGGAGCTCCCAG GTGAGGAACCCGTTGACTCATGGTATGATGAAATAAAGGACTATGATTTTGGAAGGCCGGGATTCCGCAGTAACACAG GTCACTTCACCCAAGTTGTCTGGAAAGACTCAAAGGAAGTTGGCGTTGGTGTAGCGACAGACGGCAGTGGTCTTTTCTTTGTGGTGGGACAGTACAACCCGGCTGGAAACATCACCAACCCGGGTTATTTTGAGAGAAATGTACTGCCCACAGGAACAGCCCCATCAGTAACAGATAATGAAGGATCCAGCTCACGATGGAAACCAAGTGCCAACAAGTCATCAGAACCAGAGAAGACAAGTGGTCTAAAGCCTACGGCAGTTGTTGGTCGGCAAG TAAAACTTAGCACTTTCGAGCAAGAAGTATTGGACACTCACAACAAGTATCGGCGGTCGCATGGTGCACCCCCCCTACAGTTGACCCGGGAGTTGTGTGAATCTAGTCAGAAATGGGCAGCCCACCTTCTCTCCATCAATGCCCTACAGCACAGCAACACCAACCATGGAGAGAACTTGTGGTACAAGTGGAACTCAAGTGTGAGGGACGCATCTG gatCTGAGGTTGTGGATACTTGGTACAATGAGATAAAGGACTACAACTTTAGCAAGCCCGGCTTCCAGTCCAACACAG GTCACTTTACACAGGTGGTTTGGAAGGACTCTAGAGAAGTTGGCATTGCCAAAGCTGTGGATGGCAAAGGGATGGTGATTGCAGTTGCACAATACAGCCCCGCTGGGAATATCACCAATCCTGGCTATTTCCAGAAGAACGTGCTACCAAAGGGAACCCCAGTGACGGAGTCGGCAACCAGTCCTAGTGACAGAGGTACATCGTCCACCACCTTTTATCCGTCGACACGCGGGGGAGATTCTTCATCATCGTCTTTGACAG tggACTCGAGGACATTTGTGCAGGAGTTCCTGAAGGCAAACAACGCGTATCGGTCACAACACGGAGCCAAACCCCTGCAGCTGAATACCCGGATTAGCCAAGATGCCCAGAAGTGGGCGGAGCATCTCTTGACCTTAAAGACACTGAAGCACAGTGACACCTCCTGCGGAGAGAATATTTGGGCTAAAACGGGAAGTCCATCCATCAGTGTGACAG GACAAGAAGTTGCTGACAGCTGGTACAaagaagaaaagaactacaatTTCTTCAAGCCAGCACACCAGCCAGATACAG GGCATTTTACCCAGATGGTATGGAAGGCATCCAAGGAGGTTGGAGTTGGCATAGCATCTAGTGGAAAAGGGATGTTCATTGTTGTAGCCCAGTACCACCCATGTGGTAATATCACCAACCCTGGGTTTTACGCCCGTAACGTCCTTTCCCGGGGCTCCAAAatcacagatgatgatgatgatgaagacggTTTTGTGAAGGATTCAGCTCCTAATGGCATTATTGTTGTTCCAG AGAAAGACCTGAAAACGTTTCGGAAAGATCTTTTAAATGAGCACAACAAGTACAGACGCATGCACGGATCGGGAGCCTTGCAAATCAGCACGTCACTGACCCAGGAGGCACAGAAATGGGCGGATCACTTAGTAGGAGTCCGCGCTCTACAGAACAGTTCAACTGAACATGGGGAGAACCTCTGGTACCGCTGGGGCACGGACACCAGCCTGCCTACTG GGAAGGAAGTGGGAGAGTCTTGGTACAATGAGATTGCAAAATACAACTTCAATGCCCCCGGATTCCAGAGTGGATCAG GTAACTTCACCCAGATGATCTGGAAAGGGTCTGGCCAGGCCGGGTTTGGACTGAGCACGGACAATAAAGGAATGTACATCTCTGTCGGCTTCTACGACCCAGCCGGTAACATCGCCAACAAGGGATACTTCGAAGACAATGTCCTGCCCAAAAAGAAGTGA